In Clostridium sp. JN-1, one genomic interval encodes:
- a CDS encoding insulinase family protein, producing the protein MIKRLKGITILTTLLIFASQTFAVQTLNSVKASETNTQLITMSIDDDSLGGFKLISKKWIKDIKSTAYIYEHFKSGAHLIYLENDSDNKMMCVNFRTPSKDNTGVNHVIEHSVLEGSEKYPVKDLLNQLMKQSMSTFLNAFTSDNSTSYPVSSKSDKDFQNLMSVYLDSVFYPNVLKDKKIFEQEGIRYELNSPDSELKYNGIVYNEMKGDYSSPDWILSRAIQQSLFPDTSYKYESGGLPDEIPKLTYDELVDTYNSNYNPSNSYFYLYGKMDINSKLKFIGDNYLNKIPKKQVNTELKIQKPFTKMVEKKVSYPVESGTNTKNKTYLSLNYVIDEVTNEELVNSFKFISTLLGGLPSSPITKALKDNGFGCNVSVKFNADSIQPVLSIAAENVNENQRNKFKKVIADTLQGIVKNGIDESLLNAVEKRQNYSRRVMQGDYALAYNNLIMMSWLCGGDPTTFLNIDADLTYAKSNAQNLIKKYLLDNNHSSLVALVPKPGLEEKNEALLKGKLAKYKASLSKDQINELVKDTQDLKKWQETPPSKEELNTLPTLSRSDINKNVKEYKTVEKNESGFKVLDHPINTNGLDIVTMYFDTAKVPQDKLGYIYLLNNVLGNIDTKNYSKEKLLEQNMINGSTAFYTNCLVKNGDNDSYFPKFAAQISSADDNLSPSFDLLKEVIFNSNLSDKARLKEIIKQMRIKQEQSRAYDGNTMGFQKVLSYMSGSGRYQNYVNDGLYAFICDLNKNFDSKSDEIVQNLQQVRDIVFNKQDMIASFIGNDDNYRNFADNFSKFAANLKDEKLQTYKYSFDSSKINEGIIIPSKVQYVFKGGDLKKSGYTQSGKYMVLQNIIDGYLWNNIRIKGGAYGAGSSMNNGTILFHSYMDPNLKETLDVFNGIPEYLKNFNVDEKQMDNYIISAASNVDNQYNYVNTLIGPAGDGITADELYLEGINQSDIQKQRDELVSTTEQDIRDFAPVMDAVLKQNYICVVGGESKIEENKDNFSTIENVLTSKEEKDN; encoded by the coding sequence ATGATTAAAAGATTGAAGGGCATAACAATATTAACTACACTTTTAATATTTGCATCACAGACATTTGCAGTGCAGACATTAAATAGTGTTAAAGCATCAGAAACAAATACACAATTAATAACCATGTCTATAGATGATGATTCTTTAGGAGGATTTAAATTAATTTCTAAGAAGTGGATAAAAGATATAAAATCAACTGCTTATATTTATGAACATTTTAAAAGCGGTGCACATCTCATATATCTTGAAAATGACAGTGACAATAAAATGATGTGTGTAAATTTTCGCACACCTTCAAAGGACAATACAGGTGTAAATCATGTAATAGAACATTCTGTACTTGAAGGTTCCGAAAAGTATCCAGTTAAAGATCTTCTAAATCAACTTATGAAACAATCCATGAGTACATTTTTAAATGCATTTACATCGGACAATAGTACAAGTTATCCTGTATCTAGCAAGAGTGATAAGGATTTCCAAAACTTAATGAGTGTGTATTTAGATTCAGTTTTTTACCCTAATGTATTAAAAGATAAGAAGATTTTTGAACAGGAAGGCATAAGATATGAACTCAATTCTCCAGATAGTGAATTAAAGTACAATGGCATAGTATATAATGAAATGAAAGGAGATTACTCTTCCCCTGACTGGATTTTAAGCAGAGCTATACAGCAATCCTTATTTCCAGATACTTCTTATAAGTATGAATCCGGCGGACTTCCAGACGAAATACCAAAGCTAACTTACGATGAACTTGTGGATACATACAATAGCAATTACAATCCTTCAAATAGTTATTTTTATCTATATGGCAAAATGGACATTAATAGTAAGTTGAAATTTATAGGTGACAATTACTTAAATAAAATACCGAAAAAGCAAGTAAATACAGAACTTAAGATTCAAAAACCTTTTACTAAAATGGTTGAAAAGAAGGTATCATATCCTGTTGAAAGCGGAACAAATACTAAAAATAAAACTTATTTAAGTTTAAATTATGTAATTGATGAAGTCACAAATGAAGAATTAGTTAACTCATTTAAATTTATCAGTACACTTTTAGGCGGACTCCCATCTTCACCCATCACAAAAGCCTTAAAAGATAATGGATTTGGCTGTAACGTATCAGTTAAATTTAATGCTGACAGTATTCAACCTGTTCTTAGTATAGCAGCAGAAAATGTTAATGAAAATCAAAGAAATAAATTTAAGAAAGTTATTGCAGATACACTTCAGGGTATAGTTAAAAATGGAATAGATGAAAGTTTATTAAATGCAGTTGAAAAAAGACAAAATTACAGCAGGAGAGTGATGCAGGGAGATTATGCATTAGCATATAATAATTTAATTATGATGAGCTGGCTTTGTGGGGGAGATCCTACAACATTTTTAAATATAGATGCTGATTTAACTTATGCTAAAAGTAATGCACAAAATCTTATAAAAAAATATTTGCTGGATAATAACCATTCATCCTTAGTAGCTTTGGTGCCAAAACCTGGACTTGAAGAAAAAAATGAAGCTTTACTTAAAGGAAAATTAGCAAAATACAAGGCTTCGCTTTCAAAAGATCAAATAAATGAACTTGTTAAAGATACACAGGACTTAAAGAAGTGGCAGGAAACACCACCATCAAAGGAAGAACTAAATACACTTCCAACATTATCACGCTCAGATATAAATAAAAATGTTAAGGAATATAAAACTGTAGAAAAAAATGAAAGTGGTTTTAAAGTTTTAGATCATCCTATAAATACTAATGGATTGGATATTGTAACGATGTATTTTGATACTGCTAAGGTACCTCAGGATAAACTAGGATACATATACTTATTAAATAATGTTCTTGGTAATATAGATACAAAAAATTATTCTAAGGAAAAGTTATTAGAACAAAATATGATAAATGGAAGCACGGCATTTTATACTAATTGTTTAGTTAAAAATGGAGACAATGATTCCTATTTCCCAAAGTTTGCTGCACAAATATCATCTGCAGACGATAACTTATCGCCATCTTTTGATCTTTTAAAAGAAGTTATTTTTAATTCAAATTTAAGTGATAAGGCTAGATTGAAAGAAATAATAAAGCAGATGAGGATAAAACAAGAACAATCTAGAGCATATGATGGAAATACTATGGGTTTTCAAAAAGTTTTATCATATATGTCTGGTTCCGGCAGATATCAAAATTATGTTAATGATGGACTATATGCATTTATATGTGATCTTAATAAAAACTTTGATAGTAAGAGTGATGAAATTGTTCAAAATCTGCAGCAAGTTAGAGATATTGTATTCAATAAACAGGATATGATTGCAAGTTTTATTGGAAATGATGATAATTATAGAAATTTTGCAGATAATTTTAGTAAGTTTGCTGCTAATCTTAAAGATGAAAAATTGCAGACGTATAAATACAGCTTTGACAGTTCTAAGATAAATGAAGGGATTATCATTCCTTCAAAAGTTCAATATGTATTTAAAGGCGGAGATCTTAAAAAATCAGGATATACACAAAGTGGTAAGTATATGGTACTTCAAAACATAATAGATGGTTACTTGTGGAACAACATAAGGATTAAAGGAGGCGCTTATGGGGCAGGATCAAGTATGAATAATGGTACTATTTTGTTCCATTCTTATATGGATCCTAATTTAAAAGAGACCTTGGATGTTTTTAATGGAATACCTGAATACTTAAAGAACTTTAATGTGGATGAAAAGCAGATGGATAACTATATAATAAGTGCAGCTTCAAATGTAGATAATCAATACAATTATGTTAATACACTTATAGGACCTGCAGGAGATGGAATTACAGCGGATGAACTGTATTTAGAAGGCATAAATCAATCTGACATTCAGAAGCAAAGAGATGAACTTGTATCTACTACAGAACAAGATATAAGAGATTTTGCACCTGTTATGGATGCTGTATTAAAGCAAAATTACATTTGTGTTGTAGGTGGAGAATCAAAGATAGAAGAAAATAAGGATAATTTTAGTACGATAGAAAATGTACTAACTTCAAAAGAAGAAAAAGATAACTAA
- a CDS encoding Rrf2 family transcriptional regulator — translation MRITQEADYALRVVLYLSKVGYGNKVDAATISDSQRIPLRFLLKLLRKLVASGIIISYRGKNGGYSLNKFPEEISIKNVVESIDGPICLNRCILDPNYCTAKRAGKCEVHMVLEKVNRNLTSELEKINFEDLKNGKH, via the coding sequence ATGAGAATAACGCAGGAAGCAGATTATGCATTAAGAGTTGTACTTTATCTATCAAAAGTTGGATATGGAAATAAAGTAGATGCTGCCACTATTTCAGATAGTCAAAGGATTCCACTGAGGTTTTTATTAAAGCTTTTAAGAAAACTTGTGGCTTCAGGTATAATAATTTCGTATAGGGGCAAAAATGGTGGGTATTCTCTAAACAAATTTCCAGAGGAAATTTCAATTAAAAATGTTGTTGAGTCAATAGATGGACCAATTTGTTTAAATAGATGTATACTTGATCCTAACTACTGTACTGCAAAAAGAGCAGGGAAATGCGAAGTACATATGGTGCTTGAAAAAGTAAATAGAAATCTTACATCTGAACTTGAAAAAATTAATTTTGAAGATTTAAAAAATGGGAAACATTAG
- the pflA gene encoding pyruvate formate-lyase-activating protein, translated as MGNIHSIESMGLVDGPGIRVVIFFQGCSIRCAFCHNPETWKLNSGIHISADELLKKVERFKVYFEKSNGGVTCSGGEPLMQPEFLIDFLKLCKANNIHTAVDTAGFGIGMYDEILKYTDLVILDVKSIDDNGYKSLTGKGISEFLNFVKAVNNSNSRIWLRHVMVPGITDSKECMDKLVSLIKEYIDLSKVDKFEILPYHTLGLDKYRNLKIDYKLEGIKDMDKDTALEFEKYVIKKLYI; from the coding sequence ATGGGAAATATTCATTCTATAGAAAGCATGGGTTTGGTTGACGGCCCTGGAATACGTGTAGTTATATTTTTTCAAGGATGCAGTATTAGGTGTGCATTTTGCCACAATCCAGAGACATGGAAATTAAATTCAGGAATTCATATAAGTGCAGATGAGCTTTTAAAAAAAGTTGAAAGATTTAAAGTTTACTTTGAAAAGTCAAATGGTGGGGTAACATGCTCCGGCGGCGAACCTCTCATGCAGCCTGAATTTTTAATTGATTTTTTAAAACTTTGTAAAGCTAATAATATACACACAGCAGTTGATACAGCAGGCTTTGGCATTGGTATGTATGATGAGATTTTAAAATACACAGATCTTGTTATTCTCGACGTAAAAAGCATAGATGACAATGGTTATAAAAGTTTAACTGGAAAAGGTATTAGTGAATTTTTAAACTTTGTAAAAGCAGTAAATAATTCAAACTCTAGAATATGGCTTAGACATGTAATGGTACCTGGAATAACGGATAGTAAGGAGTGTATGGATAAATTAGTTAGCTTAATAAAAGAATATATTGATCTATCCAAAGTTGATAAGTTTGAAATCTTACCTTATCACACATTGGGATTAGACAAGTATAGAAATTTAAAAATTGACTATAAACTTGAAGGAATAAAAGATATGGATAAAGATACTGCGCTTGAATTTGAAAAATACGTAATAAAAAAACTTTATATTTAA